The following are encoded together in the Syngnathus typhle isolate RoL2023-S1 ecotype Sweden linkage group LG5, RoL_Styp_1.0, whole genome shotgun sequence genome:
- the zgc:152968 gene encoding RNA exonuclease 1 homolog, whose product MFPASVLFSRVPCPFPKRSCKRPYCWYKHTEDGRRLFGYSIPPLRSLQPDPTGAQNDIQSTLLATQVADHTKNQPFQELECINKKIEMAKYEVEQEQRRLSCYRAAEIITLTEAKGKSSTSCKYVHRLSIKAPSPQSTKYVLDKSKPRTDLEYDPMSNFTAEFGSYKSINKALKGMSTHQGDVKKPVSHQVAPYHSLSPGIQDDNDPDDLLILDRPALPASSAQQKSCIKDREASATNMIDLTECVEKSPDPKASISQYAEDATKRDAISDKSNQRLCVEVSKYLSAVRQTTEGQPPKKSGQESSCAQIDSHQVSAEASSLKEPLSEKAAHEDVIVIDSSSDEDEDAMAVELSDSDPVEECYRIFMEANNQEHTVQQQPEVPVAAVKRRPQPKVLIPLQEPVKPSPASQLVAVVPKTQHVQQKAAILTADVNGAQVFPSSAAQRKQERWLVATSSSTPPVETASMPAPQQKACVNNIPPGSAIINVGVNLHLILPQGTLPLNSTSNAVTSVLTPITQVHLGSDKNVSLSAPMHRSTAPLLIPAIPRRRCHPSAAVSLPTPASETSSQVSVKPGAIPKRKAKQQPEAAKDKVPHGIRQCYVTKFTEVFLDTSANVDEAFKKALAEEKTVYSRSVNKLKYLSIAVNALKRLKKQNSGCSRDEIIHGKSSKGNIPLNQKQLKGKDDDALHEILRDYILSEEQLIESNYPIPHPEKPGYAILLANQRKGNNDPWKRMCCRCGATYSVNKEGKHTRMEECNYHYGKGVEKKVPGGVETRYSCCQGVMGAPGCQIFKLHVHDSLAMDGFMATAPRCPGNGCFPGVYALDCEMCYTIHGLELSRVTVVNSNLQVVYDTFVKPHNEVIDYNTRFSGISEEDMKDNQMTLANVQKTLLSFISADTILIGHGLETDLCALKLLHNTVVDTAVVFPHRLGPPHRLSLSSLTAEHLTRIIQESVCGHDTAEDAFACMELMLLKGKDGKMKK is encoded by the exons ATGTTCCCGGCTTCTGTGCTCTTCTCCCGGGTACCATGCCCTTTCCCGAAGCGCTCCTGCAAACGCCCCTACTGTTGGTACAAACATACCGAGGACGGGCGACGTTTGTTTGGATACTCCATCCCGCCATTGAGGTCGTTACAACCAGACCCAACAG GTGCCCAAAATGACATTCAGTCCACCTTGTTAGCGACTCAAGTTGCAGACCACACCAAAAATCAGCCCTTCCAAGAGCTGGAGTGCATCAACAAGAAGATCGAAATGGCCAAGTATGAAGTAGAGCAGGAGCAAAGGAGGCTGTCATGCTACCGCGCGGCAGAAATCATCACCCTCACTGAggcaaaaggcaaaagttcaacTAGCTGTAAATATGTTCATCGTCTGAGTATCAAAGCACCCTCCCCGCAATCCACAAAGTACGTGCTTGACAAGTCCAAGCCGAGGACCGACTTGGAATACGATCCTATGTCCAACTTCACAGCTGAATTTGGGTCATACAAGTCAATTAATAAGGCGTTGAAAGGAATGAGCACACATCAGGGTGATGTAAAAAAGCCAGTCAGCCATCAGGTGGCGCCGTACCACTCTCTGTCCCCTGGGATACAAGATGACAACGACCCTGATGACCTCCTGATACTGGACAGACCAGCCTTGCCTG CATCCTCTGCCCAGCAGAAATCCTGCATCAAGGACCGAGAAGCTTCTGCTACAAATATGATTGACCTGACTGAGTGTGTGGAAAAGAGTCCCGATCCCAAAGCTAGTATTTCTCAATACGCCGAAGATGCAACCAAACGAGATGCCATTTCGGACAAGAGCAACCAGCGGTTGTGTGTGGAGGTTTCAAAGTATTTGTCAGCGGTGCGGCAAACCACTGAGGGCCAGCCACCCAAGAAGAGTGGACAGGAATCAAGCTGCGCTCAAATTGACAGCCACCAGGTGTCAGCAGAGGCCTCATCCCTCAAGGAGCCTTTGTCAGAAAAAGCAGCCCATGAAGATGTCATCGTCATCGATTCCAGCTCTGACGAGGATGAAGACGCGATGGCTGTGGAGCTGTCGGACAGCGACCCTGTGGAGGAGTGCTACCGCATCTTCATGGAGGCAAACAACCAGGAACATACTGTCCAGCAGCAGCCGGAGGTGCCT GTTGCAGCGGTGAAAAGGAGGCCACAGCCTAAGGTTCTGATTCCACTTCAAGAACCAGTGAAACCATCCCCGGCTTCTCAGCTCGTTGCAGTCGTGCCCAAGACTCAACATGTCCAGCagaaggcggccattttgacagCTGACGTGAACGGAGCCCAAGTGTTCCCCTCGTCCGCCGCTCAAAGGAAGCAAGAGAGATGGCTCGTAGCCACTTCTTCTTCAACGCCTCCAGTCGAGACTGCTAGCATGCCCGCTCCTCAACAGAAAG CGTGTGTCAACAACATACCTCCAGGCTCCGCCATAATCAACGTGGGCGTCAACTTGCATCTGATCCTCCCTCAGGGCACCCTGCCTCTCAACTCCACCTCCAACGCGGTCACCTCCGTCCTGACCCCCATCACTCAAGTGCACCTTGGCTCTGACAAAAACGTGAGCCTTTCGGCGCCGATGCATCGTTCCACCGCGCCGCTGCTCATTCCCGCCATTCCGCGGAGACGCTGCCATCCTTCCGCCGCGGTGTCTCTTCCAACCCCCGCCAGTGAAACGAGCAGCCAAGTCTCTGTTAAG CCAGGAGCAATCCCCAAACGAAAAGCCAAGCAGCAGCCTGAGGCGGCCAAAGACAAAGTGCCCCATGGCATCCGACAGTGTTACGTCACAAAGTTCACTGAGGTGTTCCTCGACACCTCCGCCAATGTCGACGAGGCCTTTAAAAAG GCCCTTGCTGAGGAGAAAACAGTGTACAGTCGCAGCGTCAACAAACTCAAGTATCTCAGCATCGCTGTGAATGCACTGAAGAGGTTGAAAAAGCAGAATTCAGGCTGTTCCAGAG ATGAAATAATCCACGGCAAAAGCTCAAAAGGAAATATTCCACTAAACCAAAAGCAGCTCAAAGGAAAGG ACGATGACGCTTTGCACGAGATTTTGAGGGATTACATTCTGAGCGAGGAGCAGCTGATTGAGAGTAACTATCCTATTCCGCACCCCGAGAAACCCGGCTACGCTATCCTTTTGGCAAACCAGAGGAAGGGCAACAACGACC CCTGGAAGAGGATGTGTTGCCGGTGCGGAGCTACATACTCTGTGAACAAAGAGGGCAAGCACACCCGGATGGAAGAGTGCAACTATCACTATGGGAAAGGAGTGGAGAAGAAAG TGCCAGGTGGGGTGGAGACTCGCTATAGCTGCTGCCAGGGAGTCATGGGAGCACCCGGTTGCCAGATTTTTAAG TTGCATGTGCACGATTCCCTCGCCATGGATGGATTTATGGCAACCGCCCCCCGATGTCCTGGAAATGGCTGCTTCCCGGGTGTCTATGCGCTGGACTGTGAAATG TGTTATACCATTCACGGCCTGGAGCTGTCACGAGTGACTGTGGTGAACTCAAACCTTCAAGTGGTCTATGACACGTTTGTTAAGCCACACAACGAGGTCATTGACTACAACACCAG GTTTTCTGGCATCAGCGAGGAGGACATGAAGGACAACCAAATGACTCTGGCCAATGTGCAGAAGACATTGTTGAGCTTCATCAGTGCCGACACTATTCTGATTGGGCACGGCCTGGAAACTGATCTCTGTGCCCTGAAG TTGCTTCACAACACGGTGGTGGACACTGCAGTGGTCTTCCCCCATCGCCTGGGCCCGCCACACAGGTTGAGCCTCAGCAGCCTCACAGCAGAACACCTGACCAGGATTATTCAAGAGAGCG TATGCGGCCACGACACGGCAGAAGACGCCTTCGCTTGCATGGAGCTCATGTTGCTGAAGGGGAAAGAtggcaaaatgaaaaaatga
- the LOC133153990 gene encoding sia-alpha-2,3-Gal-beta-1,4-GlcNAc-R:alpha 2,8-sialyltransferase-like — protein MVRVARALGLIILCVAVLILSLISYVSLRKDSLFGSPVGGPRIMFHAGFRSQFAMNFLDPSFIPLTNALNEELQGKPSKWKFNKTAFFQQKKDIFNFIDIPHNFSLTKSSVRVGQLMHFDYSSHKYVFSISNNFKSLLPDASPILDKHYGTCAVVGNSGILTGSHCGSEIDRADFVFRCNFAPTEVYAKDVGRKTNLTTFNPSILERYYNNLLTIQDRNNFFLHLKKLEGAILWIPAFFLHTSATVTRTLVDFFVEHKGQLKVELAWPGNIMHDVNKYWKTKNLSPKRLSTGILMYTLASAMCDEIHLYGFWPFGWDPNTGKDLPYHYYDKKGTKFTTKWQETHQLPSEFKLLYRLHRDGVTKLSLTHCM, from the exons ATGGTCCGCGTGGCTCGCGCGCTGGGTCTGATCATCCTGTGCGTGGCGGTGCTCATCCTGTCGCTCATCAGCTACGTGTCCCTGCGTAAGGACAGCCTCTTCGGGTCGCCCGTCGGGGGGCCTAGGATCATGTTCCACGCGGGCTTCCG ATCGCAGTTCGCCATGAATTTCCTGGACCCCTCCTTTATCCCGCTGACCAACGCCCTGAACGAAGAGCTACAGGGAAAGCCGTCCAAGTGGAAATTCAACAAGACTGCTTTTTTCCAGCAGAA GAAGGACATCTTTAACTTCATCGACATTCCGCACAACTTCTCACTGACCAAAAGCAGCGTCCGTGTGGGCCAACTGATGCACTTTGACTACTCCAGCCACAAGTACGTGTTCTCCATCAGCAACAACTTCAAGTCTCTGCTCCCCGATGCCTCGCCCATCCTGGACAAGCACTACGGCACTTGCGCCGTGGTGGGCAACAGCGGCATTCTGACGGGCAGCCACTGCGGCTCCGAAATCGACCGCGCCGACTTTGTTTTTCGCTGCAACTTCGCTCCCACCGAGGTGTACGCCAAAGATGTGGGTCGCAAGACCAACCTGACCACTTTCAACCCCAGCATCCTGGAAAGGTACTATAACAACCTGCTGACCATTCAGGACCGTAACAACTTCTTCCTGCACCTGAAGAAACTGGAAGGTGCCATTCTGTGGATCCCCGCATTCTTCTTGCATACGTCGGCTACCGTCACCCGCACCCTTGTGGACTTCTTTGTGGAGCACAAGGGCCAGCTCAAAGTGGAGCTGGCCTGGCCCGGAAACATCATGCATGACGTCAACAA ATACTGGAAGACAAAGAACCTTTCCCCCAAGCGACTGAGTACCGGCATTCTCATGTACACTCTGGCGTCGGCCATGTGCGACGAGATCCACCTGTACGGCTTCTGGCCCTTCGGTTGGGACCCCAATACGGGCAAGGACCTGCCCTACCACTACTACGACAAGAAGGGTACCAAGTTCACCACAAAATGGCAGGAGACCCACCAGCTTCCCAGCGAGTTCAAGCTCCTCTACCGGTTGCACCGCGACGGAGTCACCAAGCTCAGCCTGACACATTGCATGTAG
- the LOC133153992 gene encoding ras-related protein Rab-27B-like — protein MGEWDYDYLIKLLALGDSGVGKTTFLYRYTDNKFNRKFATTVGIDFREKRLMYTGTNSDGATEKNFRVHLQLWDTAGQERFRSLTTAFFRDAMGFLLMFDLTNQQSFLNVRNWMSQLQANAYCDSPDVVLVGTKADLRSIRDVNAREARDLADRYGIPYFETSAVTGMGVDKAVQTLLDMVMKRMEQSTPLAEHNGGGSAIGATQEVSLWRRCAC, from the exons ATGGGCGAGTGGGACTACGACTATCTCATCAAGCTGCTGGCACTTGGCGACTCGGGCGTAGGCAAGACCACTTTCCTGTACAGGTACACCGACAACAAGTTCAACCGCAAATTCGCCACCACGGTGGGCATCGACTTTCGGGAAAAACGGCTG aTGTACACTGGGACCAATTCCGATGGGGCAACAGAGAAGAACTTCAGAGTCCACCTTCAACTATGGGACACGGCCGGACAAGAAAG GTTTCGCAGCCTCACGACGGCCTTCTTCCGAGATGCCATGGGCTTCCTGCTCATGTTTGACTTGACCAATCAACAAAGCTTCCTCAATGTCAGGAACTGGATGA GTCAACTCCAGGCTAACGCATACTGCGACAGTCCCGACGTGGTCCTGGTGGGCACCAAAGCCGACCTCCGGAGCATCCGAGACGTGAACGCCAGGGAGGCACGAGATCTGGCCGACAGATATGG CATCCCTTATTTTGAGACGAGCGCTGTGACGGGCATGGGTgtggacaaagcggtacagaccTTGCTGGACATGGTGATGAAGAGGATGGAGCAGAGCACACCTTTGGCCGAGCACAACGGCGGCGGTAGCGCGATAGGGGCCACGCAGGAGGTCTCCCTCTGGAGGAGGTGTGCGTGCTGA
- the poli gene encoding DNA polymerase iota, whose protein sequence is MGSSEDEMEEDEIEWKQLLTDLPTTRRASGSSLSMKPTSAHRVILHFDLDCFYAQVEMIRNPALRDVPLGVQQKYIIVTCNYVARQQGVTKLMSVTDAKQKCPQLVLVKGEDLTHYREMSYQVTDLLLSFCPLVERLGFDENFVDITKMIAKRLPHAPEFSFMGHVYSTSSEAAKAKASIHPELALGSRIAAELREAIRGRLGLTGCAGVATSKLLAKLVSGTFKPNQQTTLLPENIDDIVGGLSGLREIPGVGHQTAKRLQALGLVSVRDLQLFPLTELERELGSASAARLKSLSLGADDSPVNPTGAPQSLSDEDSFKKMSSVNEVMDKIQQLLSSLVERMRKDGRQPQTLRLSVRKFSASNKWHSRESRQCPIPNHIGHKITSASGDDAPAQLLSLAVKLFSKMVDTAAPFHLTLINVGFSNLQTQAPAAGARGSIASFFAPSASPHNPTRSQIDCGSGADHLDSIGDMPPLTPDNSAKSPSSRDADSPWAGPAQSTPSLLAEAPQSVTTANRSTCSYDAHVTATHRLPPNVDPRVFSQLPANIQTELMREWEWRRPVLKIPGLSRKPGNEAKEKKSGGRKSQANSLLNYFKPV, encoded by the exons ATGGGAAGCAGCGAGGACGAGATGGAAGAGGATGAAATCGAGTGGAAGCAACTTTTGACGGATTTGCCAACAACCCGTCGAGCTTCTG GATCGAGCCTCAGTATGAAGCCAACATCTGCACACAGAGTAATTTTGCATTTTGACCTGGATTGCTTCTATGCTCAGGTGGAAATGATCCGAAATCCAGCATTGAGAGATGTTCCTCTAG GTGTCCAGCAGAAGTACATCATCGTCACATGCAACTACGTGGCGAGGCAGCAGGGTGTCACCAAGCTCATGTCTGTTACCGACGCCAAACAGAAATGTCCTCAGTTGGTGCTGGTGAAAGGAGAAGATCTGACGCACTACAGAGAAATGTCCTATCAAGTGACAG ATCTGCTGCTGTCCTTCTGTCCATTGGTGGAGAGGCTTGGCTTTGATGAGAACTTTGTGGACATCACAAAAATGATAGCAAAACGGCTGCCACACGCACCAGAGTTCTCGTTTATGGGCCACGTCTACAGCACTTCAA GTGAAGCCGCAAAGGCTAAAGCCAGCATTCACCCAGAGTTGGCGTTAGGGTCGCGCATCGCCGCTGAGTTGAGGGAAGCCATCCGCGGTCGATTGGGCCTCACCGGCTGCGCTGGTGTCGCCACCAGCAAGCTGTTGGCCAAACTGGTGTCGGGCACCTTTAAGCCCAACCAGCAAACCACACTGCTGCCGGAAAATATCGACGACATCGTGGGCGGCCTGAGCGGCCTGCGTGAAATACCAG GGGTTGGACATCAAACGGCCAAAAGGCTCCAAGCACTTGGACTGGTCAGCGTCAGAGACCTTCAGCTCTTCCCACTGACTGAGCTCGAAAGAGAATTGGGCTCAGCGTCCGCAGCGCGTCTGAAAAGTCTGTCCCTCGGCGCAGACGACTCTCCCGTCAACCCTACCGGAGCCCCTCAG TCTCTCAGCGATGAAGACTCTTTTAAGAAAATGTCAAGTGTGAACGAAGTGATGGACAAGATTCAACAGCTTCTCAGCAGCCTGGTGGAGAG GATGCGCAAGGACGGCAGACAGCCGCAAACCTTGCGTCTCTCAGTTCGGAAATTCTCAGCGAGCAACAAGTGGCACAGTCGGGAGAGCCGCCAGTGTCCCATCCCCAACCACATCGGGCATAAGATCACCTCGG CCAGCGGCGACGACGCCCCGGCCCAGCTGCTCTCCTTGGCCGTGAAGCTCTTCTCCAAAATGGTGGACACGGCGGCGCCATTCCACCTGACCCTCATCAACGTGGGTTTCAGCAACTTGCAGACCCAAGCGCCGGCCGCCGGCGCCAGAGGCTCCATTGCTTCCTTCTTCGCACCCAGCGCCTCACCGCACAACCCAACTCGAAGCCAG ATTGACTGCGGAAGCGGTGCAGATCATCTCGACTCAATCGGCGATATGCCTCCGCTCACTCCAGACAACAGCGCAAAGAGCCCAAGCAGCCGTGACGCGGATTCCCCCTGGGCCGGACCCGCACAGAGCACCCCTTCTCTCCTAGCGGAAGCACCTCAATCGGTCACGACAGCCAACCGTAGCACATGCTCATACGACGCCCACGTCACCGCTACGCATCGATTGCCCCCAAACGTGGACCCTCGGGTGTTTTCCCAGTTACCGGCCAACATTCAAACGGAACTGATGAGAGAGTGGGAGTGGCGCCGACCGGTTCTGAAGATCCCCGGCCTTTCCAGGAAGCCCGGGAATGAAGCCAAGGAGAAGAAAAGCGGCGGAAGGAAAAGCCAGGCCAACAGTTTGTTGAATTATTTTAAGCCCGTTTAG
- the LOC133153991 gene encoding cyclin-G1-like, translating into MFFSRMRDHGGLDKAFEKELKSCCAQEGNFLPNKSGLKMMESSESAVSAKCRDAKVEELWGLTSFFGYSTQTFVRAVNLFDRFLSLIKTQPKHVPCVSVCCLHLAAGATEEAKDVAPGRELIRISHSKFTASELCHMETVVAQKLGPETPAVTAFTFLQLYYSALSAVCCDEGIEFPSVMKLEAHLKACLCRLVFSKAKSSTLALALVAHEFGNLPCSAVSKMLQHLQRLTKVSNGDLRLWRNLVATRMTEYRSARCHKPDGRKLVWVLSKRTAQSLHAAHCTASRLPTIPEDAWDHRLSEEETSSSEDSPCGSLGSVGEGSFFPAYYS; encoded by the exons ATGTTCTTTTCAAGAATGAGGGACCATGGAGGACTGGACAAGGCCTTCGAGAAGGAGCTGAAGTCCTGCTGTGCGCAGGAGGGTAATTTCCTTCCCAACAAGTCTGGTTTGAAGATGATGGAGTCCTCTGAG AGCGCCGTGTCGGCCAAATGCAGGGACGCCAAAGTGGAGGAGCTGTGGGGTTTGACCAGCTTCTTCGGCTACAGCACGCAAACATTTGTTCGAGCCGTCAATCTGTTCGATCGATTTCTTTCACTCATCAAG ACTCAACCCAAACACGTGCCGTGCGTGTCCGTGTGCTGCCTCCACTTGGCGGCCGGTGCGACGGAGGAGGCCAAAGACGTGGCGCCCGGCCGGGAACTCATCCGCATCAGCCACAGCAAGTTCACCGCGTCAGAACTGTGCCACATGGAGACCGTCGTGGCCCAGAAGCTTGGTCCCGAGACCCCCGCGGTGACGGCCTTCACTTTTCTGCAACTCTACTATTCGGCTCTGAGTGCCGTGTGTTGCGATGAGGG GATAGAGTTTCCGAGCGTCATGAAGCTGGAAGCTCATCTGAAAGCCTGCCTGTGTCGACTTGTTTTCTCCAAAGCGAAA TCGTCTACGCTGGCCCTCGCCCTCGTCGCCCACGAGTTTGGGAACCTGCCGTGTAGCGCTGTGTCCAAAATGCTGCAGCACCTGCAAAGACTCACTAAG GTGAGCAACGGCGATCTGCGCCTGTGGCGGAACCTGGTGGCCACACGCATGACAGAGTACCGCTCAGCTCGGTGCCACAAGCCCGACGGCAGGAAGCTGGTGTGGGTGTTGTCTAAAAGAACAGCGCAGAGTCTGCACGCTGCCCACTGCACCGCCTCCCGCCTGCCCACCATACCTGAGGATGCCTGGGACCACCGACTAAG TGAGGAAGAAACGAGTAGCAGCGAAGACAGTCCGTGCGGCTCCCTGGGCAGCGTTGGTGAAGGGTCCTTCTTCCCCGCCTACTATTCGTGA